In Zalophus californianus isolate mZalCal1 chromosome 4, mZalCal1.pri.v2, whole genome shotgun sequence, the following proteins share a genomic window:
- the SCX gene encoding basic helix-loop-helix transcription factor scleraxis: MSFAMLRSAPPGRYLYPEVSPLSEDEDRGSESSGSDEKPCRVHAARCGLQGTRRRAGGRRAGGGAPGPGGRPGREPRQRHTANARERDRTNSVNTAFTALRTLIPTEPADRKLSKIETLRLASSYISHLGNVLLVGEACGDGQPCHSGPAFFHAARPGSPPPPPPPPPTRDGENAQPKQICTFCLSNQRKLSKDRDRKTTIRS; this comes from the exons ATGTCCTTCGCCATGCTGCGCTCGGCGCCGCCCGGCCGCTACCTGTACCCCGAGGTGAGCCCGCTGTCGGAGGACGAGGACCGCGGCAGCGAGAGTTCGGGCTCCGACGAGAAGCCCTGCCGCGTGCACGCAGCGCGCTGCGGCCTCCAGGGCACCCGGAGGCGGGCCGGGGGcaggcgggcggggggcggcgccCCGGGGCCCGGTGGGCGGCCGGGCCGAGAGCCCCGGCAGCGGCACACAGCGAACGCGCGCGAGCGGGACCGCACCAATAGCGTGAACACGGCCTTCACGGCGCTGCGCACGCTCATCCCCACGGAGCCGGCCGACCGCAAGCTCTCCAAGATCGAGACGCTGCGCCTGGCCTCCAGCTACATCTCGCACCTGGGCAACGTGCTGCTGGTGGGCGAGGCCTGCGGCGACGGGCAGCCGTGCCACTCGGGGCCTGCCTTCTTCCACGCGGCGCGCCCGGGCAgtcccccgccgccgcccccaccgccccccacccgcgACGGCGAGAACGCCCAGCCCAAACAGATCTGTACCTTCTGCCTCAGCAACCAGAGAAAGTTG agcAAGGACCGAGACAGAAAGACCACGATTCGGAGTTAG